In the Victivallis sp. Marseille-Q1083 genome, one interval contains:
- a CDS encoding catalase has translation MMKQTTVLTTASGCPVDSDQASITTGKPAYTLLQDAHLVEKLAHFNRERIPERIVHAKGAGAFGYFEVTRDVSRYTKAKLFAKVGKKTELFARFSTVGGERGSADAARDPRGFAVKFYTEEGNYDMVGNNTPVFFIRDAIKFPDFIHTQKRNPQNNLKDADAFWDFLSLTPESTHQVTILFSDRGTPLNFRRMDGHSSHTYLWYNERNEYVWVKYHFKTTLGNATLTAAEAEALSGSNPDHATQDLFQAIAEGNFPEWKLFVQIMTPEQAREYRFDPFDVTQVWYHSDFPLIEVGKMVLNRNPENYFADVEQAAFSPANFVPGIGPSPDRLLQGRLFAYGDAHRWRLGVNHQQIPVNAPRCPMHTYQRDGQMAVNGNGGSGPNYWPNSAGGAAPCPAFTPPAFEVEAVIARHEQPAEDLDFVQPGELYRRVLNDEQKSHLISNIVGHLRNAQPALQYRQSALFYKADPEYGSRVANGLKLDLEKVKALAAMPQAERVKATPLER, from the coding sequence ATGATGAAACAGACTACCGTTTTGACCACCGCCTCCGGTTGCCCGGTCGACAGCGATCAGGCCTCCATCACCACCGGCAAGCCCGCCTATACTTTGCTGCAGGATGCGCATCTGGTCGAAAAATTGGCGCATTTCAACCGGGAACGGATTCCCGAACGCATCGTCCATGCCAAAGGCGCCGGCGCTTTCGGTTATTTCGAAGTGACCCGGGATGTCAGCCGCTATACCAAAGCGAAATTGTTCGCCAAAGTCGGCAAAAAAACGGAACTGTTCGCCCGTTTTTCCACGGTCGGCGGCGAACGGGGCTCCGCCGATGCGGCGCGTGATCCGCGCGGCTTTGCCGTAAAATTCTATACCGAAGAAGGCAATTACGACATGGTCGGCAACAATACGCCGGTTTTCTTCATCCGCGATGCGATCAAATTTCCGGACTTCATCCATACCCAGAAACGCAATCCGCAGAACAACCTGAAAGACGCCGACGCCTTCTGGGACTTCCTGTCGCTGACACCGGAATCGACGCACCAGGTAACCATCCTGTTTTCCGACCGCGGCACGCCGCTGAATTTCCGGCGGATGGACGGCCATTCCAGCCACACCTATTTATGGTACAATGAACGCAACGAATATGTCTGGGTGAAATATCACTTCAAGACTACGCTCGGCAACGCCACGTTGACCGCGGCGGAGGCCGAAGCACTTTCCGGTTCCAATCCGGACCACGCGACTCAGGATCTGTTTCAGGCGATCGCCGAAGGCAATTTCCCGGAATGGAAACTTTTCGTCCAGATCATGACGCCGGAACAAGCCCGGGAATACCGTTTCGATCCGTTCGACGTCACCCAGGTGTGGTATCACAGTGATTTTCCGCTGATCGAAGTGGGCAAAATGGTGTTGAACCGCAATCCGGAAAATTACTTTGCCGATGTCGAACAGGCGGCCTTCTCGCCGGCCAATTTCGTCCCCGGCATCGGACCTTCGCCGGACAGACTGCTGCAGGGCCGCCTGTTCGCCTACGGCGACGCCCATCGCTGGCGGCTCGGAGTCAATCACCAGCAGATTCCGGTCAACGCGCCGCGCTGCCCGATGCACACTTACCAGCGCGACGGGCAGATGGCCGTCAACGGCAACGGCGGCAGCGGCCCGAATTACTGGCCGAACAGCGCCGGCGGTGCCGCCCCCTGCCCGGCCTTCACCCCGCCGGCCTTTGAAGTCGAAGCGGTCATTGCCCGCCATGAACAGCCGGCCGAGGACCTTGATTTCGTTCAACCGGGCGAACTGTACCGGCGGGTGTTGAATGACGAGCAGAAGAGCCACCTGATTTCCAATATCGTCGGCCATTTGCGCAACGCCCAACCGGCGCTGCAATACCGGCAGAGTGCGCTGTTCTACAAAGCCGATCCCGAATACGGCTCCCGGGTGGCAAACGGCCTGAAGCTGGACCTTGAAAAAGTCAAAGCGCTGGCGGCAATGCCGCAAGCGGAACGAGTCAAGGCCACACCGCTGGAGCGTTGA
- a CDS encoding YbaN family protein, whose translation MFAATRRKLWLLAGHVSVLAGTIGIFLPLLPTTPFLLLAAVCYERSSPRLRQWLYANRYLRYYLDHYREGSGVPLAVKVQSLACLWLMLGLSALFWHNICYYLLLLAVGIGVSLHLLLLRGCRQQPPAFTLVELLVCIALITLLGSLLLPGLSGARVQARSIHCRNNLRQLATANILYAVGNDDFFVPYSTGDVMDADGQLWLGYQKTGSREGYGQTGPSTATTDLTCNPLLGPYLSHSAAVLICPSVTAATGDFTQIPYGGGYGYNAVWLGRYVVNNQAFSLRSSQMVNPAGVIMFGDNARATMGPFEFDPPQLSPFMYCRERPAALGGSYLSGTIQARHREQANIAWSDGHATSEPLTMPNHDRISLAYHIGHLGSGASDPYRAL comes from the coding sequence ATGTTTGCGGCAACACGACGAAAACTCTGGCTGCTGGCCGGTCACGTCAGCGTGCTGGCCGGAACCATCGGCATTTTTCTGCCGCTGCTGCCGACGACACCGTTTCTGTTGCTGGCGGCGGTCTGCTATGAACGCAGTTCGCCGCGTCTGCGGCAATGGTTGTATGCCAACCGGTATCTGCGCTATTACCTGGATCATTACCGGGAAGGCAGCGGTGTGCCGCTGGCGGTCAAAGTGCAGAGTCTGGCCTGTCTGTGGCTGATGCTCGGTCTTTCAGCGCTGTTCTGGCACAATATTTGTTATTACTTATTATTGCTGGCCGTCGGCATCGGCGTCAGCCTCCACCTGCTGCTGTTGCGCGGCTGCCGGCAGCAGCCGCCGGCGTTCACGCTGGTGGAACTGCTGGTCTGCATCGCCCTGATCACACTGCTCGGCAGTCTGCTGCTCCCCGGATTGTCCGGGGCGCGCGTCCAGGCCCGTTCCATCCATTGCCGGAACAATTTGCGGCAGTTGGCGACCGCCAATATCTTATATGCGGTCGGCAATGACGATTTCTTCGTCCCCTATTCCACCGGCGATGTGATGGACGCCGACGGCCAGCTTTGGCTGGGTTACCAAAAAACCGGCAGCCGGGAAGGATACGGCCAGACCGGGCCCAGCACCGCAACCACCGATTTGACCTGCAACCCGCTGCTCGGCCCTTATCTCAGCCACAGCGCCGCGGTGCTGATTTGTCCGAGCGTCACCGCCGCCACCGGTGATTTTACTCAGATTCCTTACGGCGGCGGCTACGGCTACAACGCCGTCTGGCTGGGACGTTATGTCGTCAACAATCAGGCTTTCAGCCTGCGGAGCAGTCAGATGGTCAATCCGGCCGGCGTAATCATGTTCGGCGATAACGCGCGCGCCACGATGGGACCATTTGAATTCGATCCGCCGCAACTGTCGCCTTTCATGTACTGCCGGGAACGCCCGGCGGCGCTCGGCGGCAGTTATCTGTCTGGCACCATCCAGGCGCGCCATCGCGAACAAGCCAATATCGCCTGGAGCGACGGCCACGCCACCTCCGAACCGCTGACGATGCCGAATCATGACCGCATTTCGCTGGCCTACCATATCGGACATCTCGGCAGCGGAGCATCCGATCCCTATCGAGCGCTGTAA
- the ltrA gene encoding group II intron reverse transcriptase/maturase translates to MDRLEAEENPGVRSMLTRETEAKDGADLFERILERNNLNRAYKQVKRNGGAPGVDGMTVDDLLAYLCEHKESFLENLRTETYRPQPVRRVEIPKPDGGIRMLGVPTGMDRMIQQAISQVLCPIFEEEFSENSYGFRPGRSAHQAIRQARKYYNQGYRRVVDLDLSKYFDTMNHELLMEMLRAKISDQRVLCLIKRYLKSGVMINGVVTRTEEGSPQGGNLSPLLSNIYLTAFDRELERRGHKFVRYADDVNIYVRSQRAAERVLASSRRFLEAKLKLKVNESKSKAGSPLKLKFLGFALRSTTKGQAGIRIHEKSIDRFKAKVRELTRRNQGNSVEYMLYKLRQYTVGWLGYYAIADMKMFMQNMNEWIQRKIRTYVWKQWKRVRTRFTRLQSLGISEGKAWEWANTRKGYWHIARSWILHRVLPSQRIAEIGYDDILLRYKALHSSC, encoded by the coding sequence ATGGATAGGCTGGAAGCCGAAGAGAATCCGGGAGTGCGGAGCATGCTTACGCGGGAAACTGAAGCGAAAGACGGTGCTGATTTGTTTGAACGCATCCTTGAGCGTAACAACCTCAACCGTGCGTACAAGCAAGTCAAGAGAAACGGCGGAGCGCCGGGCGTGGACGGAATGACCGTTGACGACCTGTTGGCGTATCTGTGCGAACACAAGGAAAGTTTCCTTGAAAATCTCCGAACCGAAACGTATCGCCCGCAACCGGTGCGCCGGGTTGAAATCCCGAAACCGGACGGGGGGATACGGATGCTTGGTGTTCCAACGGGCATGGATCGGATGATTCAACAGGCAATATCGCAGGTCCTCTGCCCGATATTCGAGGAGGAATTTTCAGAAAACAGCTACGGTTTCCGACCGGGGCGTAGCGCTCATCAGGCCATCCGGCAAGCACGGAAATACTACAATCAAGGCTATCGGCGGGTTGTCGATCTTGACTTGAGCAAGTATTTCGACACCATGAACCATGAGCTGTTGATGGAAATGTTGCGGGCCAAAATCTCTGATCAACGAGTTTTGTGCCTGATTAAACGCTACTTGAAGAGCGGAGTCATGATCAATGGCGTGGTGACGCGAACGGAAGAAGGCAGTCCACAGGGCGGCAATCTTTCGCCATTGCTGAGCAACATCTACCTGACCGCTTTCGACCGGGAATTGGAACGCCGTGGACACAAGTTCGTACGATATGCGGACGATGTCAACATCTACGTCAGAAGTCAACGCGCCGCCGAACGCGTACTTGCGAGCAGCAGACGGTTTCTTGAAGCGAAATTGAAACTCAAAGTAAACGAATCCAAAAGTAAAGCGGGAAGTCCGCTGAAGCTGAAGTTTCTCGGCTTCGCACTGCGAAGTACGACGAAAGGACAGGCCGGAATTCGAATACACGAGAAGTCTATAGACCGCTTCAAAGCCAAGGTTCGCGAGCTGACCCGAAGGAATCAGGGAAATTCGGTGGAATATATGCTGTACAAACTTCGGCAATATACCGTCGGATGGCTCGGATACTATGCGATTGCGGACATGAAGATGTTTATGCAAAACATGAATGAATGGATTCAACGGAAAATTCGGACGTATGTTTGGAAACAGTGGAAACGAGTACGGACACGATTTACGCGACTGCAATCGTTGGGTATTTCCGAGGGAAAAGCGTGGGAATGGGCGAATACGAGGAAAGGCTACTGGCATATTGCCCGTAGTTGGATTTTACATCGTGTATTGCCGTCTCAACGCATTGCCGAAATAGGGTATGACGATATCCTACTTCGGTACAAAGCGTTGCACTCAAGCTGCTGA